From Alteromonas sp. RKMC-009, one genomic window encodes:
- a CDS encoding CsgG/HfaB family protein, producing MKRNNPGSGCASQVQSLAKPVITVISALFFATACMSTSPKMGGSDSGAVSGGAGGASAANNNTQLENCDETLGTLSVFEDTSLPWWSEYRRTYPKLGSTIPVIRLMIQQSNCFVIVERGRAMNAMNTERQLMQSGQLRSGSNIGGGQMVAADYTLSPSVLFAEKTQGGKAIGGALFGALGSIVGGGFSKNEAATSLLLIDNSSGVQVSSSTGSAANHDFSLFGGMFAGAAAGGAGGFSKTPEGKMLVTAFADSYNQMVMALRTYKAQEVKGGLGKGGLLTVGGADDPMPEATDAGPIVTTATTTTAVYVDPTPTRVTVSERESYNFAVDEYDEQAFNKYYDWLKTYGPMMTTFVSIDPDKTDSSIFGGMTIASVASMLLTQLDSQRIELEAWPYQARAQAWSKMGKRIEQHTELFERNRMLALKNEKLDPDVRSIIESIQVVTKESLFPEGI from the coding sequence GCGGCAGTGATTCTGGCGCTGTAAGTGGTGGAGCCGGCGGGGCATCTGCAGCTAATAACAATACCCAGTTGGAAAACTGCGACGAAACCCTCGGTACACTCAGTGTATTTGAAGACACCTCTTTACCCTGGTGGTCCGAATACCGCAGGACCTATCCCAAATTAGGCAGCACGATTCCGGTGATCCGCCTGATGATTCAGCAATCCAACTGTTTTGTTATTGTTGAGCGGGGCCGCGCAATGAATGCCATGAATACTGAGCGGCAGTTGATGCAATCCGGTCAGTTGCGTTCAGGCTCAAACATTGGTGGCGGTCAGATGGTTGCCGCAGACTATACTCTCAGCCCTTCCGTGTTGTTTGCAGAAAAAACACAGGGCGGTAAAGCCATAGGCGGTGCATTATTTGGCGCGCTGGGCTCTATCGTGGGCGGCGGCTTCAGTAAAAACGAAGCGGCAACCTCGTTACTGCTCATTGATAATAGCTCCGGTGTTCAGGTTTCATCATCCACAGGCAGCGCAGCGAATCACGACTTCAGCCTGTTTGGGGGCATGTTTGCCGGGGCGGCAGCCGGTGGCGCCGGGGGTTTCTCGAAAACACCGGAAGGTAAAATGCTGGTAACTGCATTTGCCGATTCATATAACCAAATGGTAATGGCCCTGCGCACATATAAGGCTCAGGAAGTAAAAGGCGGCTTAGGTAAAGGCGGATTGTTAACGGTAGGCGGCGCAGATGACCCGATGCCTGAAGCGACGGATGCAGGCCCTATCGTCACCACGGCTACAACCACCACTGCCGTTTATGTAGACCCTACACCTACACGGGTGACCGTATCTGAACGTGAGTCGTACAACTTTGCTGTTGATGAGTATGATGAGCAGGCTTTCAACAAATATTACGACTGGTTAAAAACCTATGGACCGATGATGACTACTTTCGTGTCCATAGATCCTGACAAAACAGATTCAAGCATATTCGGAGGTATGACTATTGCTTCTGTTGCATCCATGTTGCTAACACAACTGGATTCACAACGCATCGAGTTGGAAGCCTGGCCTTATCAGGCAAGGGCTCAGGCCTGGAGTAAAATGGGTAAACGCATTGAACAACATACAGAGCTATTTGAACGTAACCGGATGCTCGCCCTTAAAAATGAAAAATTAGATCCGGATGTCCGCAGTATCATCGAAAGCATTCAGGTAGTAACCAAAGAATCGCTCTTCCCTGAAGGGATTTAA
- a CDS encoding NAD-dependent malic enzyme, whose product MSDESNRYLYIPHAGPSLLETPLLNKGSAFTARERASFNLTGLLPPRYESIEEQVERAFMQYSSFDDALNKHIYLRAIQDNNETLFYRLIQSHIEEMMPIIYTPTVGDACEQFSDIYRSSRGLFVSWEERHQLDDIVRNATKRKVKVIVVTDGERILGLGDQGIGGMGIPIGKLSLYTACGGISPAYTLPVMLDVGTNNEKLLNDPMYMGARHPRIGQEEYDEFVDMFIKAVKRRWPEVMIQFEDFAQPNAMPLLQRYRNEICCFNDDIQGTAAVTLGTILAACRTTQRKLSEMKVVFVGAGSAGCGIAEMLIQQMVSEGLSDAQARKQVFMIDRFGLLTEGMEGLRDFQAKLQHSQEDIADWTFSGKFPSLLDVMHCAQPDVLIGVSGQPGLFTEQVIRAMKSHCELPIIFPLSNPSRQVEARPEQVIEWTDGEVVIATGSPFKPVEYNGKVYPVAQCNNSYIFPGIGLGVIAGKAKLISDEMLMAASNALASASPMANTGEGCLLPPLTEIATLSKDIAFAVAKVAMEQDLALEMTDEALKASIEKNFWQAEYRPYKRVSI is encoded by the coding sequence ATGTCAGACGAGTCAAACCGATATTTATATATACCCCACGCTGGACCCTCACTGTTAGAAACGCCCTTGTTGAACAAGGGCAGTGCTTTTACGGCCCGTGAACGGGCCTCATTCAACCTGACCGGATTACTTCCGCCAAGGTATGAGTCAATTGAAGAACAGGTTGAACGTGCGTTCATGCAATACAGTTCTTTTGATGATGCTCTGAATAAGCACATCTATCTGCGGGCCATTCAGGATAATAACGAAACCCTGTTCTATCGCCTTATCCAGTCACATATTGAAGAAATGATGCCCATCATCTACACCCCTACAGTAGGTGATGCCTGTGAGCAGTTTTCTGACATCTATCGCAGTTCCCGCGGACTTTTTGTTTCCTGGGAAGAGCGTCATCAACTGGATGACATCGTCAGGAACGCAACAAAACGTAAAGTAAAAGTGATTGTTGTGACCGACGGTGAGCGGATCCTGGGTCTGGGTGACCAGGGGATCGGCGGCATGGGTATTCCAATCGGTAAACTGTCGCTGTATACCGCTTGTGGTGGTATCAGCCCGGCATACACGTTACCTGTTATGCTGGATGTGGGTACCAACAACGAAAAACTGTTGAATGACCCAATGTACATGGGCGCGCGCCATCCGCGTATCGGTCAGGAAGAATATGACGAATTTGTCGACATGTTCATTAAAGCGGTTAAACGCCGCTGGCCGGAAGTAATGATTCAGTTCGAAGATTTTGCTCAGCCTAATGCGATGCCTTTGTTGCAGCGTTACCGCAACGAAATCTGCTGTTTCAATGATGACATTCAGGGCACCGCAGCGGTGACTCTGGGTACCATTCTGGCAGCCTGCCGGACCACTCAGCGCAAATTGTCTGAGATGAAAGTGGTCTTTGTCGGTGCCGGCTCAGCAGGTTGCGGTATTGCAGAGATGCTGATCCAGCAAATGGTGTCAGAAGGACTGAGTGATGCGCAGGCGCGCAAGCAGGTCTTTATGATTGACCGTTTTGGCTTGCTGACTGAAGGTATGGAAGGCTTACGAGACTTCCAGGCGAAACTGCAGCACAGTCAGGAAGACATTGCAGACTGGACGTTCTCCGGTAAATTCCCGTCGTTGCTGGATGTGATGCATTGCGCTCAGCCTGATGTGCTGATAGGCGTATCCGGTCAGCCGGGTCTGTTCACTGAGCAGGTTATCCGCGCAATGAAGAGTCATTGCGAACTGCCTATTATCTTCCCGTTGAGTAATCCGTCACGTCAGGTTGAAGCCCGGCCTGAGCAGGTTATTGAGTGGACAGACGGTGAAGTTGTCATTGCTACCGGCAGCCCGTTCAAGCCTGTTGAGTACAACGGTAAGGTGTATCCTGTTGCCCAGTGTAACAACAGTTATATCTTCCCGGGGATTGGCCTGGGTGTTATTGCGGGTAAGGCAAAACTCATCAGTGATGAAATGTTGATGGCAGCCAGTAATGCGCTGGCCTCGGCCTCACCCATGGCAAATACCGGTGAAGGCTGCTTATTGCCGCCACTTACTGAAATTGCAACTCTGAGCAAAGACATCGCCTTTGCCGTGGCGAAAGTGGCTATGGAGCAGGATCTGGCGCTGGAAATGACAGACGAGGCCCTGAAAGCGAGTATCGAGAAAAACTTCTGGCAGGCTGAATACCGCCCGTATAAGCGGGTAAGTATTTAA